A portion of the Carya illinoinensis cultivar Pawnee chromosome 11, C.illinoinensisPawnee_v1, whole genome shotgun sequence genome contains these proteins:
- the LOC122281814 gene encoding AAA-ATPase ASD, mitochondrial-like → MLPATMAEMWASVGSTIASIMFVWTIVQRYCPYELRRFFDKYTYIINGYFNPYIHISFPEASEEWFKRSEAYTTVEAYLSAKASKNARRLKAVLGKDSSKLLLSMDVHQRVEDEFRGVKIWWASNKIVKQAGPSFQQEKLSYMLTFHKKYREQITESYLEHVMKEGKQIGVRNRQRKLYTNCPTEQWPIYKRSLWSSIVFEHPASFETMGMDPEKKQEIVEDLLTFSNGKNFYAKIGKPWKRGYLLYGPPGTGKSTMIAAMANLLDYDVYDLELTAAKDNTELRKLLIETTTKSIIVIEDIDCSLDLTGQRKKKTKKSSEDNDENERPKKDVEEEKKSNKVTLSGLLNFVDGLWSACGGERLIVFTTNYVEKLDPALIRKGRMDKHIELSYCSFEAFKALAKNYLDLEKHPRFDTIQWLMEETKITPADVAENLMPKSSLDDADKCLSNLIRALEQAKEEAQKKKAEEAKLKEEEAAKKKDEEVKVKEEEVAKKKLDEDEVKVKEEEAAKKKDE, encoded by the coding sequence TCCCTACATTCATATTTCTTTCCCAGAGGCCTCGGAAGAATGGTTCAAGCGTAGCGAAGCCtatacaactgtagaggcatacCTCAGCGCCAAAGCTTCCAAGAATGCTCGGCGACTCAAAGCTGTGTTGGGGAAAGATAGCAGCAAGTTGCTGTTGAGTATGGATGTGCATCAGAGAGTGGAGGATGAGTTTCGTGGTGTTAAAATTTGGTGGGCGTCAAACAAAATTGTTAAACAAGCAGGGCCGTCGTTCCAGCAGGAGAAGTTGTCGTACATGCTCACGTTTCATAAGAAGTACCGTGAGCAAATCACTGAGTCATATCTGGAGCATGTTATGAAGGAAGGGAAGCAAATTGGTGTGAGGAATCGGCAGAGGAAGCTCTACACCAATTGTCCCACTGAACAGTGGCCAATTTACAAGCGAAGCTTGTGGAGTAGCATCGTTTTTGAGCACCCAGCTAGCTTTGAAACAATGGGTATGGATCCGGAGAAGAAGCAGGAGATTGTTGAAGATCTGTTAACTTTCAGCAATGGTAAGAACTTTTATGCAAAGATTGGGAAGCCATGGAAGAGAGGTTATCTTCTCTATGGCCCTCCCGGGACAGGAAAGTCAACGATGATTGCAGCAATGGCAAACCTGTTGGACTATGACGTCTATGATCTTGAGCTCACAGCAGCGAAGGATAACACGGAGCTGAGGAAGCTTTTGATCGAGACTACCACTAAGTCTATCATCGTGATCGAGGATATTGATTGTTCACTTGATCTTACAGgtcaaagaaagaagaaaacaaagaaatctTCAGAGGATAATGATGAGAACGAACGTCCAAAGAAAGATGtcgaggaagagaagaagagcaACAAAGTCACACTTTCAGGGCTGTTAAATTTCGTCGATGGACTGTGGTCTGCTTGTGGGGGAGAGAGGTTGATTGTTTTTACAACAAATTATGTGGAGAAGCTGGATCCTGCACTCATAAGGAAAGGTAGAATGGATAAGCATATTGAGCTCTCTTACTGCAGTTTTGAGGCATTCAAGGCGCTTGCAAAGAATTACCTGGATCTTGAAAAGCATCCTAGGTTTGACACAATACAGTGGTTGATGGAGGAGACCAAGATCACACCTGCTGATGTTGCAGAGAACCTTATGCCAAAGTCCTCATTAGATGATGCAGACAAATGCCTATCGAATTTGATACGGGCTCTTGAGCAAGCAAAGGAAGAAGCACAAAAGAAGAAAGCTGAAGAAGCGAAACTGAAAGAGGAAGAAGCGGCAAAGAAGAAAGATGAAGAGGTGAAAGTGAAAGAGGAAGAAGTAGCAAAGAAGAAATTAGATGAAGATGAGGTGAAAGTTAAAGAGGAAGAAGCAGCAAAGAAGAAAGATGAATAG
- the LOC122281173 gene encoding AAA-ATPase ASD, mitochondrial-like — MKKLTFLPGNMVETWTTMGSTIASFMFVWAIIRQYCPYELRQFFKRYIHRFMGYFNPYIRISFHEFRGDRLRRSKAYSNVEAYLSANSSTNAKRLKAEMGRDSSKLVFSMDEYERTTDEFRGVEVRWLSSKVVSQTARLTINNFPQPETRLYKLTFHNKYREIIMESYLEHVLRKGKEIRVKNRQRKLYTNTGHRYCSSHKQTMWSHIVFEHPATFETMAMDRVKKQEIVDDLLTFSKSKDFYKRIGKVWKRGYLLYGPPGTGKSTMIAAISNLLNYDVYDLELTAVRDNIELRKLLIETTSKSIIVIEDIDCSLDLTGQRKKKAKKSSEDENIDDKLNKESAKKETKEEAGSSKVTLSGLLNFIDGLWSSGAGQRLIVFTTNYVEKLDPALIRRGRMDRHIELSYCSFEGFKVLAKNYLDLDMHPMFDAIKNLIGETEITPADVADNLMPKSSLDYAEKCLSNLIQILEEAKEEAAKKKDEEGKVNDPTI; from the coding sequence ATGAAAAAACTCACATTTTTGCCGGGAAACATGGTCGAGACGTGGACAACAATGGGTTCTACCATAGCCAGCTTCATGTTTGTGTGGGCGATCATTCGCCAATACTGTCCTTACGAGCTTCGCCAATTTTTCAAGAGATATATACACAGGTTCATGGGTTACTTCAATCCCTATATTCGGATTTCCTTCCACGAGTTCAGAGGAGATCGGCTCAGGCGTAGCAAAGCTTACTCTAACGTGGAGGCATACCTCAGCGCCAACTCTTCAACGAACGCTAAAAGACTGAAAGCTGAGATGGGCAGAGACAGCAGCAAGCTGGTGTTTAGTATGGATGAGTACGAGAGAACCACAGATGAGTTTCGTGGTGTTGAGGTTCGGTGGTTGTCCAGCAAAGTTGTGTCGCAAACTGCAAGGTTGACGATTAATAATTTTCCTCAGCCGGAGACGAGGCTATACAAGCTCACGTTTCATAATAAGTACCGGGAGATAATCATGGAGTCATATTTGGAGCATGTTTTGAGGAAAGGGAAGGAGATTAGAGTGAAGAATAGGCAGAGGAAGCTCTACACAAATACTGGTCACAGATATTGCTCCAGCCACAAGCAAACCATGTGGAGTCATATTGTTTTTGAGCATCCGGCAACTTTCGAAACAATGGCAATGGATCGGGTGAAGAAGCAGGAGATTGTTGACGATCTGTTGACTTTCAGCAAGAGCAAGgacttctataaaagaattggGAAGGTGTGGAAGAGGGGTTATCTTCTTTATGGGCCTCCCGGGACAGGAAAGTCAACTATGATTGCAGCAATATCAAACCTGTTGAACTATGATGTCTATGATCTTGAACTCACAGCAGTGAGGGATAACATCGAGCTTAGGAAGCTTTTGATCGAGACAACGAGTAAGTCTATCATTGTGATTGAGGACATTGATTGCTCGCTTGATCTTACTggtcagaggaagaagaaagcaaAAAAATCTTCAGAAGATGAGAATATAGATGACAAGTTGAACAAGGAAAGTGCCAAGAAAGAAACCAAGGAAGAAGCAGGCAGCAGCAAAGTCACTCTTTCAGGGCTGTTGAACTTCATTGATGGGCTATGGTCTTCGGGTGCGGGACAGAGGCTGATTGTTTTCACTACTAATTATGTAGAAAAACTGGATCCGGCACTCATAAGAAGGGGAAGAATGGATAGGCATATTGAGTTGTCTTACTGCAGTTTCGAGGGGTTTAAGGTGCTTGCCAAGAATTACCTGGATCTTGATATGCATCCCATGTTTGATGCAATCAAGAATTTGATAGGGGAGACAGAGATCACACCGGCTGATGTTGCAGACAATCTTATGCCAAAATCTTCACTAGATTACGCGGAGAAATGCCTGTCGAACTTGATACAGATTCTTGAGGAAGCGAAGGAAGAAGCAGCAAAGAAGAAAGATGAAGAGGGGAAAGTGAATGATCCCACCATATAA